The following proteins come from a genomic window of Micromonospora zamorensis:
- a CDS encoding glycoside hydrolase family 18 protein: protein MRPFRHRRLTAVVTVAALLFTAAPPSAASAGDNQQRRTGYHRVGYFTQWGIYGRAFPVKKLDTSGAASRLTHVNYAFGNVSEDGRCYVDGGPGEGDAWADYQRPVPAEESVDGVADAPGQALNGNFGQLAKLKAKHPKLKVLISLGGWSWSTYFSNAARTDASRKAFVASCIDLYLKGNLPGGDGAAGGPGAGAGVFDGIDLDWEWPNWEGEPGNVIRPEDRENFTKLLAEFRRQLDAYGRTTRTHHPLTAFLPANPATMDAGYEGRKIFKYLDFATVQGYDFHGGWEAVANQQSALRVPAGSPDNPDFSVEVAIDGWIARGAPRDKLVLGIPYYGRGWTGVTGGGNGLFQPATGPAPATFEAGYEDYKKLKTLAGNGYTVHRDLRAGHAWLFDGTTFWTYDDPAVVLQKTLYIRRAGLAGAMIWSLDGDDDNATLTRTIGLGLTTW from the coding sequence ATGCGACCATTCCGCCACCGCCGTCTCACCGCCGTCGTCACAGTGGCGGCCCTGCTGTTCACCGCCGCCCCGCCCAGCGCCGCCAGCGCGGGCGACAACCAGCAGCGCCGCACCGGTTACCACCGGGTCGGCTACTTCACCCAGTGGGGCATCTACGGCCGGGCCTTCCCGGTCAAGAAGCTCGACACGTCCGGGGCGGCGAGCCGCCTCACCCACGTCAACTACGCCTTCGGCAACGTCAGCGAGGACGGACGCTGCTACGTGGACGGTGGGCCGGGCGAGGGCGACGCCTGGGCCGACTACCAGCGACCCGTCCCCGCCGAGGAGAGCGTCGACGGCGTCGCGGACGCCCCGGGCCAGGCCCTCAACGGCAACTTCGGCCAGCTCGCCAAGCTGAAGGCCAAGCACCCCAAACTGAAGGTGCTGATCTCGCTGGGTGGCTGGAGCTGGTCCACGTACTTCTCGAACGCCGCCCGCACCGACGCCTCCCGCAAGGCGTTCGTCGCGTCCTGCATCGACCTCTACCTGAAGGGCAACCTGCCCGGCGGGGACGGCGCCGCCGGCGGCCCGGGTGCCGGGGCCGGCGTCTTCGACGGCATCGACCTCGACTGGGAGTGGCCCAACTGGGAGGGTGAGCCCGGCAACGTCATCCGCCCGGAGGACCGGGAGAACTTCACCAAGCTGCTCGCCGAGTTCCGCCGGCAACTCGACGCGTACGGGCGCACCACCCGGACGCACCACCCGCTGACCGCCTTCCTGCCCGCCAACCCGGCCACCATGGACGCCGGCTACGAGGGCCGCAAGATCTTCAAGTACCTGGACTTCGCCACAGTGCAGGGGTACGACTTCCACGGCGGCTGGGAGGCAGTGGCCAACCAGCAGTCGGCGCTGCGCGTACCGGCGGGATCGCCGGACAACCCGGACTTCTCCGTCGAGGTGGCCATCGACGGCTGGATCGCCCGCGGGGCGCCGCGCGACAAGCTCGTGCTCGGCATCCCGTACTACGGTCGGGGTTGGACCGGTGTCACCGGAGGCGGCAACGGCCTCTTCCAGCCGGCCACCGGGCCCGCGCCGGCCACCTTCGAGGCCGGCTACGAGGACTACAAAAAGCTCAAGACCCTGGCCGGCAACGGCTACACCGTGCACCGCGACCTCCGCGCCGGGCACGCCTGGCTGTTCGACGGTACGACGTTCTGGACGTACGACGACCCGGCGGTCGTGTTGCAGAAGACGCTCTACATCCGCCGCGCCGGCCTGGCCGGAGCGATGATCTGGTCGCTGGACGGCGACGACGACAACGCCACGCTGACCAGGACGATCGGCCTCGGCCTGACCACCTGGTAG
- a CDS encoding effector-associated constant component EACC1, protein MPASLEMITLSVFPDLPSADARRSLTSWLRAEDRLRDEVTTTSSAGDTEVLRVVADDAGTVMVLVQAIAGWLTHRRDDVTVQLSRPDGWSAELDVHRARDMDEVTALIEAAVRAVSPGQGAPPATS, encoded by the coding sequence GTGCCGGCGTCTCTGGAGATGATCACGCTCTCGGTCTTCCCGGATCTTCCGTCCGCCGATGCTCGGCGTTCGCTGACGTCCTGGTTGCGCGCGGAGGACCGGCTGCGCGACGAGGTGACCACAACCTCGTCGGCGGGCGACACCGAGGTGCTGCGGGTGGTGGCCGACGACGCTGGCACCGTCATGGTGCTGGTGCAGGCGATCGCCGGCTGGCTGACCCATCGCCGCGACGACGTCACGGTCCAGCTCAGTCGTCCGGACGGCTGGTCGGCCGAGCTGGACGTGCACCGGGCTCGGGACATGGACGAGGTCACCGCGCTCATCGAGGCCGCCGTGCGCGCGGTTTCCCCCGGACAGGGCGCGCCGCCCGCGACCAGTTGA